A DNA window from Arachis duranensis cultivar V14167 chromosome 3, aradu.V14167.gnm2.J7QH, whole genome shotgun sequence contains the following coding sequences:
- the LOC107482168 gene encoding nodulin-26 yields the protein MGEYSSRSGDVAISVTSKEEAGGGGTCKTGKYFLLFQKMVAELVGTYFLIFTGCAAIAVNNDYGKQITLLGIATVWGLVVMVIVYSVGHVSGAHLNPAVTIAFASITKFPLTQVPAYIAAELLGAILASGTVRLVFSGNHVEVQFTGTLPSGSNIQSFVLEFIITFFLMFVICAVATDSRAVGTLAGVAIGSTILINVLIAAQVSGASMNPARSLGPAFVHHEYRGIWIYLLSPTIGAVAAAWVYNILREKKDKPIIQITKNASFN from the exons ATGGGTGAGTATTCATCAAGAAGCGGTGATGTTGCTATCTCTGTAACTAGTAAGGAGGAAGCAGGAGGAGGTGGGACCTGCAAAACAGGCAAATATTTTCTTCTGTTTCAGAAG ATGGTGGCGGAGTTGGTGGGGACGTATTTCTTGATATTTACAGGGTGCGCAGCGATTGCGGTGAACAACGACTACGGGAAGCAAATAACGCTTCTTGGAATTGCAACTGTTTGGGGATTGGTTGTCATGGTCATCGTTTACTCCGTTGGTCATGTCTCTGGGGCCCATCTCAACCCTGCCGTCACTATTGCTTTTGCCTCCATCACAAAGTTTCCACTCACTCAG GTACCGGCTTATATAGCAGCTGAATTGCTTGGAGCGATCCTAGCAAGCGGAACAGTGAGACTAGTATTTAGTGGGAACCACGTTGAAGTTCAGTTCACAGGAACGTTGCCGAGTGGCTCAAACATCCAATCCTTCGTCCTTGAATTCATTATCACTTTTTTCCTTATGTTTGTCATTTGCGCCGTTGCTACCGATAGCAGAGCG GTTGGTACCTTGGCTGGAGTTGCAATCGGGTCTACCATACTAATTAATGTGCTGATTGCAGC GCAAGTGTCAGGAGCATCAATGAACCCAGCAAGGAGTCTAGGACCTGCATTTGTGCACCATGAATACAGAGGAATATGGATATACTTGTTGTCACCCACCATTGGAGCTGTGGCGGCTGCATGGGTCTACAACATACTTAGGGAGAAgaaggacaagcccatcattCAGATCACCAAGAATGCCTCTTTCAACTGA
- the LOC107482208 gene encoding nodulin-26 yields MAANPSSETNGKHEVVMNIENNNNNTSNGNSSSSSPTSLPVSLLQKFVAEVVGTYFLIFAGCAAVVVNKNNDNVVTLPGISIVWGLAVMALVYSIGHISGAHFNPAVTIAFASTRRFPFKQVPVYVAAQVVGSTLASGTLRLLFDGNQNQFAGTLPAGSDLQAFVIEFIITFYLMFIISGVATDSRAVGELAGLAVGSTVLLNVMFAGAITGASMNPARSIGPAIVHNQYKGIWIYLVAPVLGAVAGTWVYNALRHTANPPSRVIKNTASFVKRQASL; encoded by the exons ATGGCTGCGAATCCATCGTCAGAAACAAATGGAAAGCATGAAGTGGTTATGAATatagaaaacaacaacaacaacacaagCAATggaaactcatcatcatcatcacccacCTCTCTCCCTGTCTCTTTGTTGCAGAAG TTTGTGGCAGAAGTGGTGGGCACATATTTCTTGATATTTGCAGGGTGTGCTGCGGTGGTTGTGAACAAGAACAACGACAATGTCGTTACACTACCGGGGATTTCTATTGTTTGGGGATTGGCCGTTATGGCACTCGTGTATTCCATCGGTCACATCTCTGGTGCCCACTTCAACCCTGCTGTTACCATCGCTTTTGCTTCTACTAGAAGGTTCCCCTTCAAGCAG GTACCGGTCTATGTAGCAGCTCAGGTTGTTGGATCTACACTTGCAAGTGGAACCCTCAGATTATTATTCGATGGGAATCAAAACCAATTCGCAGGAACACTCCCTGCTGGCTCTGATCTACAAGCATTTGTCATCGAATTCATCATCACTTTTTATCTTATGTTCATCATATCCGGGGTTGCAACCGATAGCAGAGCG GTAGGTGAGTTGGCTGGGCTTGCAGTTGGCTCCACGGTGTTGCTGAATGTGATGTTTGCAGG GGCAATAACAGGGGCATCAATGAACCCAGCAAGGAGCATAGGGCCAGCAATAGTGCACAATCAATACAAAGGGATATGGATATACTTGGTAGCTCCAGTTTTGGGGGCTGTTGCTGGTACTTGGGTTTACAACGCTCTCAGGCACACCGCCAACCCTCCTTCTCGTGTTATTAAAAACACCGCTTCTTTCGTCAAAAGACAAGCTAGTCTTTAG